One genomic window of Tepidamorphus gemmatus includes the following:
- a CDS encoding molybdopterin oxidoreductase family protein — translation MNRPLAPRIGYSACPHDCPSTCALEVELIDARTIGRVRGAKDNAYTAGVICEKVARYAERIHHPERLLRPLRRVGPKGSGQFAPISWDEALDIVAEQFLAAERRHGAETVWPYYYAGTMGLVQRDGIHRLRHGRRYSGQFDTICTNMAWTGYIAGTGRLAGPDPREMALADVVVIWGTNPVATQVNVMTHATKARKTRGAKIVAIDIYMTETMRQADMALLLKPGTDGALACAVMHVLFRDGYADRDYLAKYADCPDELEQHLKSRSPEWAAGITGLPVAEIEAFARLVGENRKTFFRLGYGFTRSRNGAVNMHAATCIATVSGAWQYEGGGAFHNNGAIYRLDKSMIEGHDLRDPSVRLLDQSRIGQVLTGDADALRGGPPVTAMLIQNTNPVSVAPEQEKVKAGFAREDLFVCVHEQFMTETARMADIVLPATMFLEHDDIYKGGGHQYLIYGPKLLEAPGEARENHAVHIELARRLGIEHPGFRMSAREHIDWMLRASGYGTLDKLAADRWSDLQPDFETAHYLNGFGYPDGKFRFRPDWTRVAASNNGPMGPWSSMPALPDHWAVTEAATEAFPFRLATSPARGFLNSTFNETPGSRRREGRPQVLVHPDDAVALGIGDGERVRMGNARGEVVLHARHFDGVRRGVLVSEGIWPNDAFEDGRGINTLTGADPVAPYGGAAFHDNHVWLRRAV, via the coding sequence ATGAATAGGCCGCTCGCCCCCCGGATCGGCTATTCCGCCTGTCCCCATGATTGCCCGTCCACCTGCGCGCTCGAGGTCGAGCTGATCGACGCCCGCACGATAGGCCGCGTGCGGGGCGCCAAGGACAACGCCTACACCGCCGGCGTCATCTGCGAGAAGGTCGCGCGCTACGCCGAGCGCATTCATCATCCCGAAAGGCTGCTCAGACCATTACGGCGCGTGGGGCCGAAGGGCAGCGGCCAATTCGCCCCGATTTCGTGGGACGAGGCGCTCGACATCGTCGCCGAGCAATTCCTGGCTGCCGAACGCCGCCACGGCGCCGAGACCGTCTGGCCCTACTACTACGCGGGAACCATGGGGCTGGTGCAGCGCGACGGCATCCACCGCCTGCGCCACGGGCGGCGCTACTCCGGCCAGTTCGACACGATCTGCACCAACATGGCCTGGACCGGCTACATCGCCGGTACCGGGCGGCTCGCCGGGCCCGATCCGCGCGAGATGGCCCTCGCCGACGTTGTGGTGATCTGGGGCACCAATCCGGTCGCGACCCAGGTCAACGTGATGACCCACGCAACGAAGGCGCGCAAGACGCGCGGCGCGAAGATCGTCGCGATCGACATCTACATGACGGAGACCATGCGGCAGGCTGACATGGCCCTGCTGCTGAAGCCGGGCACAGACGGCGCGCTGGCTTGCGCGGTCATGCATGTGCTGTTCCGCGATGGTTATGCGGACCGCGACTATCTCGCGAAATACGCCGACTGCCCCGATGAACTCGAGCAGCATCTCAAGTCGCGCAGCCCGGAGTGGGCGGCAGGGATCACCGGTCTGCCGGTCGCCGAGATCGAAGCTTTCGCCCGTCTGGTCGGTGAGAACCGCAAGACCTTCTTCCGTCTCGGCTACGGTTTCACCCGCAGCCGCAACGGGGCGGTCAACATGCACGCGGCCACCTGCATCGCGACGGTCAGCGGGGCCTGGCAGTATGAGGGGGGTGGCGCCTTCCACAACAACGGTGCGATCTACCGGCTGGACAAGTCGATGATCGAGGGCCACGACCTGCGCGATCCGTCGGTGCGCCTGCTCGACCAGTCGCGCATCGGCCAGGTGCTGACCGGCGATGCGGATGCCCTGCGCGGCGGGCCGCCGGTCACTGCGATGCTGATCCAGAACACCAATCCGGTTTCGGTTGCTCCCGAGCAGGAGAAGGTAAAGGCCGGCTTCGCACGGGAGGATCTGTTCGTCTGCGTCCATGAGCAGTTCATGACCGAAACGGCCCGCATGGCCGACATCGTGCTGCCCGCGACGATGTTCCTGGAGCATGACGATATCTACAAGGGCGGCGGTCACCAGTACCTGATCTATGGCCCGAAGCTGCTCGAGGCGCCCGGCGAGGCGCGCGAGAACCATGCCGTCCACATCGAGCTCGCCCGCCGCCTCGGCATCGAGCATCCCGGCTTCCGCATGTCGGCCCGCGAGCATATCGACTGGATGCTGAGGGCATCAGGGTACGGCACGTTGGACAAGCTGGCGGCGGATCGCTGGTCGGACCTCCAGCCCGATTTCGAAACCGCGCACTACCTGAACGGCTTCGGCTATCCGGACGGGAAGTTCCGCTTCCGTCCGGACTGGACCAGGGTCGCCGCCAGCAATAACGGCCCGATGGGGCCGTGGTCCTCGATGCCGGCACTGCCGGACCACTGGGCGGTGACCGAAGCGGCAACAGAGGCGTTTCCGTTCCGGCTTGCGACCTCGCCGGCGCGTGGCTTTCTCAACTCGACCTTCAACGAGACGCCAGGCTCACGGCGGCGGGAAGGGCGCCCGCAGGTGCTTGTCCATCCGGATGATGCGGTGGCGCTCGGTATCGGCGACGGGGAACGTGTGCGGATGGGCAACGCGCGGGGCGAGGTCGTCCTGCATGCCCGCCATTTCGACGGGGTTCGCCGCGGCGTCCTCGTCTCGGAAGGGATCTGGCCCAATGACGCCTTCGAGGACGGCCGTGGCATCAACACGCTGACCGGCGCCGATCCGGTCGCGCCCTATGGCGGCGCTGCCTTCCACGACAACCATGTTTGGCTTCGGCGGGCGGTTTGA
- the ndk gene encoding nucleoside-diphosphate kinase, with the protein MAIERTLSIIKPDATARNITGKIIAKLEEAGLRIIAQKRIRWSKAEAEAFYAVHRERPFFNDLVAFMTSGPIVVQVLEGENAVAKNREVMGATNPANAAPGTIRREFAENIERNSVHGSDSAENAAAEIAQVFKPEELVG; encoded by the coding sequence ATGGCGATCGAACGCACCTTGTCCATCATCAAGCCTGACGCCACCGCCCGCAACATCACCGGCAAGATCATCGCGAAGCTGGAGGAGGCCGGCCTCAGGATCATCGCCCAGAAGCGCATCCGCTGGTCGAAGGCCGAAGCCGAGGCGTTCTATGCCGTTCATAGGGAGCGTCCGTTCTTCAATGATCTCGTTGCCTTCATGACCTCCGGCCCGATCGTCGTGCAGGTGCTCGAGGGCGAGAATGCGGTGGCGAAGAACCGCGAGGTGATGGGCGCGACCAATCCGGCGAATGCCGCGCCGGGCACGATCCGCAGGGAGTTCGCCGAGAACATCGAGCGGAACTCGGTGCACGGCTCCGACAGCGCCGAGAACGCCGCCGCGGAGATTGCCCAGGTCTTCAAGCCGGAAGAACTGGTCGGCTGA